ttttgaatctcTGGGTGCCacattattttgaataataacaTGTGGCAGAAAACCCAACATAGAGTAAGAAAttacttaatatttattagcaaattttcatacaaaatttagaCTTGTTATGTTGGTTTAGTTAAAATCTTACTTACAAGAGTTTTAGGGTTCTAATCTATTtattcacaattctttttataataaatttgcTAACGATGTCTTGCATGGTTAaaaaaagtttaagaaaatatacCCCACAACAAGGCTCAAACTTAAACCTAAGTTTTAACCACTAACACCACAAGACACATTATTTCTAAGAGTGTCATGTTTAATATTTACATTTTCcttatagatatatatatatacaaatatacatatatggagtaacaatataatataacaaaataCATGAGTAATTAAGTACTGAAATTGGAACATTTAACGCTTATGATAAATTTGTGAATATTCAAAAGCAATGGAATCAAAACCGCACACAATTTAGTTGATTGAAGTTTTTATGTGCTTAGTCAGATATCTGAAGGATGATTTTGTTGAAACACAGACCACTAACAGGGGCATCATTGAACCCAGCAAGGAGTTTGGGACCAGCAATTGTTACAGGCCACTACAAAGGGTTATGGATTTACATTATTGGGCCAACTTTGGGGGCCATTTTTGGTGCTTGGACTTATAATCTTATGAGAATCACAAATAAGTCTTGGTATGAATTTATTAAATCTTCATATATTGTTCAAAATATTAGATTCTGAATCCGTAATTCAAAACGTATTGCGAATTTAGTGCTAAAAATTTTAAAGATCTAACTCATCAAGTTCAAATTCTGGATCGACGAACtcatatgatatgttaaatTCTaacaaaacctttaactatatgaCTTTGATTGTTTATCTTATATGTGTTTGAGGGGTTAACTTCACGTATGCTCACTCAActtttgattttctcttatgaaGGGGTGAAGCTGTGAAAGATAGTTCACATTCACAAAAAGCTATAGAAGTGTCCTCCAAAGACAATGTTATATGCAATTGTGGTGAAGGGTGGTCATGTATTGTCTCCAAGACTGAAGAAGCAGAAGTAGGCAACGTCTTCTTTGAATGTGCTGAAGGTTGCCTTTGTATTGTTGATGAAACAAATACTCTAAATAAgcatgtatatgtatatgaaaagactaaaagaagaaagagttaCAAAATGTATATTTAATTACGAGGTCTTCAAATCATCATTGTAATATTGGCTTATGAAAAAACGTGATTGTATTTGACTATTTTCATTATATCTGTATTTCAGAATGCACTTTTAAACTTTAGTAATTAAGTTTTAAATATGAAGCAGCAAATAGTTGTTGGGGCCATGTACTATataacatatactttatatgacagggtttagggtttagaaGGGGGGTGGGGTATGGACCAATTGTGTACCTAGTCTTAACACAGAGAGATAACTAATGTACCAACTCTCCTAATTTTCAATAATCATATCCAATACTTATATTAAATGGAAAAATATTCCCAACCAAGTGATTGCTTTCACATGGCCTAGAtctaaaattactttttaaaagGCGAAATTAATCGGTGACCCCCTatagttggcaccaactttcacttagacacctcaactaggctttgttcattttagacacttcaagtaaggctccgatgtgttattttgacatttttttgacaatcaccaaaatatattaagtgtgtgtaatgcactcgTCTGACGTGtcaaaaacaacaaattaaataaagacacgtgacatatatatataaaataattataaaataatgacttttgaatagaaaaaaatgaccaataatttgatgacacgtgacattttttttatccaactaataattttcttaaaaaataaaaattaacaactattaacccCACCCATCACGtcgtcatcttctccaaccctacccaccccaaccccaactGCTCCCCTACCCCGCCGTTatcttctccaaccccaccCACTCTAACCCCTCCCCACCCCACcaaatcttcttctcctccaacaCCCACCCAACACTATCCATATCAtctaaagaggaaaaaatgGAGCTATAATGGCAAACAAAGATATAAATCAAATCGGATCAAAAAATCTAACGAACCTCCATTTTTTTGGCAAGattaatacaaatctaaaattattttttttgaaattgttaaAGAATTCAAACATTAAAGAACCCACAACAAAATTCGAAgtccaattaaaaaataaatgggtTATTCTCCAATTTCTCAGATTTCTAAGAACAACTTCAACAATACAAGTAGTAATCTTTGAACCCAATCATCAAGTTCTTGGTTTTTTGATGAATCAAGAGGCTTAGTGAATATGTGAACTAGTCTATCAACGATTCTTGAATCGTCTGGAGAGATTGGGGGAGGGAAATTTATGGGTTTTGGGCAAATGGGTgttgaaaataatgaagaaagatTGTGTTTTGTAAAAGGGATTTGTAAAATAAAACAcgcaatgaagaagaagaagaaatgaagaagaaaaagaagaagaaaaagaagaaaaaaaaaattaagaaaaaaatgtttttcacgCGCTTAAAATGGGTGCAGCACACGCAATGTGTCAAGGtagcacaaagtgtcaaaataatacatcggagccttacttgaggtgtctaaaatgaacaaaacctagttgaggtgtctaagtgaaagttggtgtcaactttaGGGGATCACCGATGGATTTCGCCTTTTTAAAATTACGGAAGGAATCACATACATAATTCAAGGTTGGAGCTAGCTAGTGTTTAAGATATACATGCAGTCGAACTtaataattttgatttaaattttaaacttattttttaaaaattcatttaataatatatattattaatttagaatGTAATAAATCTGTTTGACAATTAAATTTCAAGTGAAATCCAAATTTttagaaagttatttttatttttttcagtcCAAATTActcacaaaaatttaaaaattactctaatttttatatatcatttttcactttGAAAATAAGAACTACtacttttttcaaatatttacaTTTTTAGCTTAAGTCATCGATGACCACTTAAAATTGTCCGTATATTTCACTTAAACACCTCAATTAGAACTATTACCTATTGAACACCTAAATTGTTCAAAACGAATACCTATTAAACACAAAATGCTGATTTAGCAAAAAAAGTGTTCTTCACTTTCCTAGGACACGTGAAGCAACAAAAAAACTTACACTTTTTCTTCTTCCATCGAAACTTGGCATTATAAATaacttaaattttttctaatattttttaaaataataattcttaataaaaaaaagaaaaagaacccACACCCACCCTTTCAGTCATCTTCTTCACCTCATTTAGTTTTCATAGATAATTGCATTTTGTCTccatttttttatgttttttcttaattctatttcttttcaatctttatttttaaaaaaactgaaTGAATAAATGGAATTTgcagaaagaaagaaggaagaagaaagaaattttTGGACATCGAAATGAAAAAAGTTATCCATGCTCACTCATCTCCATTTCAGCCACCTCCGAACAAATATAaatcatcattataatcatcgCAGTCATATTCactatttcttttaaaatcagtcagaaaaagaaagtaataagaaattctttaaaatttcttCATCGATGTAGTAAATGGGTTTTGAAtcttgaattgaagaagttatTGTTGATATTACCATCATTTTTTCTCATTGTTTATAAATTTTTCTCTTCCGTTTCAAAAGTATCATCTATTGATGGAGGAAGTATTGCATTATCAATCCTTTCTCAAAGTCAAAATCACTTTTCCTATTAAGCAATAATAgatagaaaatatatttgaattatttatttattttttaaaacataaaattcaGCATTTTAATAATTTTGGAGCCAAGTGGCATATGTCATATTTTAATTGTCATTTTGCCATGTCACTTCAAGTGTATCACACGCtgtttaccttttttttttgctgGTTATTGAAAAAGGTCTAATAGAAACAAGTTTTAAATTGTTAAAAGTGTTCAATAGATAAAAAGTGTCTAAGTAAAATATGCGGATAATTTTAAGGAGTTGTCGATAACTTAAGCCTACATGTTTTATGGCCAAACACCGTTTTACTAAgtttaaaagaagaaaacaataattgCAATGTCCTATTAGTCATCACCACATTTTTCATCCCTCTTTAAATTTAATGGGGGTGGATATATAATAATGTACCGATTATTACGgctcaaatttctaaatatggTCCCTTAATATTCATATCTAGTAGTACTTATGTGTGTGAGGCCGGCGTTTAGGTTtgattaaaatttaaaagtgaATCCTATACAGTTTAATTAAATCGCTTTCAAAAGATAGAAAGAGGATTCCTCATTTTTATAGGAACTTTTATTAGAAGAAATGATATCTCCAATTATAGCTCATTTGAAATAATGCACACAAGCTAATTCATCCCATTGATGGAAAGAAATCCAATTATAGCTCATTTGAAATAATGCACACAAGCTAATTCATCCCATTGATGGAAAGAAATCCAAATATAGCTCATTTGAAATAATGCACACAAGCTAATTCATCCCATTGAtggaaaataatataatattcatTTACATTATATAACACAAATAGTAAAAGATAACTTTCATCTCGTTTTAAATTttgtaataaatataataagcttataaatatttaaaaatattaaaatagtgtGTTCAGATAATAAATAAGCTTACAAATGTCTTGGATGGTTGTTATTTTATCATAACCCATTGACATATCTAATGATactaaatttatgaaaatattaacaTAATACTAAATATGGAGTAATATAATAAAacttaaatattatttacaaGCAGTTTAATATAATCATTATTAATTGTATTTGGAATTTCCATTATGATAGACTAGTGTTCAGATATATAATAGAAGATAACCTACAAAATATGATTTGAAAATAGGaattttgttttttcaaaaGATATATGATAGAGATATTGCAGAAAGCTTTGAGAATCTTTAATCTTATCTAAAGGTCAAGTATtttttgtcaattattttttccaatTATGTAATGCCCTTTACATATAGTAAAAAATGTAAATGATAATTATAACAAACCATACAGATACATTTTTTATAAGTTAAATTTCGCCATTTCATATGAAAGCTATAGCGGTACTCGATATCTATTAAACAATATCAAGAACAAAGTCATATCATGCCCTCAAGAGAAAATAGTGACGATTGTCATGAATGCTACCATTGAAGACATGTACAAGAAGGCCTTTGCCGTTATCTAATAttttttgcataattttaaaagtattGTGAGTTTTAGTgctaaaaactttaaaaattggATCCAttaattcaaattctaaatccACCTCCATAAAAGACTAATATGAATACATTAATTATCTGGTTTATTTGCTCAAACATAGGTGCAAGCTAGAAAAATAACACTAAGTTTCTATTTatgaaaaagatttttgaattgctaattttgtttttcttcttatcAATTAGTACCACGTTTTCCACCCGTCTTTTGGATGGATATGGGGAAGGTATGGATAAGGGCGGAGCTAGAAGCTCATGTACAATTGAATTCATTAATTTTTGCTTAAATaggatatttatattaaattttttattaaatatatataaatattaagttTAGAATTCAGTTAaaatgatcattataaaattcaaaaacacatatatactaGCTATAGTATAGCTACTATTCAAAacttataaagttgaaattctggctcatctatcatctagtcttTTTAGGCTTTTCGTCATTGATAACGTGGTACAATGATTATGATCTCTTCTCGTTATCTTTATCCCTATAAATAGCCGTGCAGAGTTTGCCATTTTTCTCGTCACAGAAATATTCCTTCTTCTTACAGCATAATGGCAAAGCAATTGGGAGGTATTACCAATGTTCCATGCCCAAACAGCCTCGAGTTTGAAGATCTTGCTTGTTTTGCTATCCAAGATTATAATCACAAACATCCTGACAGTGTAACAAATTTTACTTTGATTTAACAACCATATTGACACCTATTTAGCTTGTTATTAAAAGTTAATTACATGTATAATTATACGTACGATAGATCAATATCTATACATCGTCAGTGCACGAAATTTAAAatgcattattatatgtatatattaaccAGATGTGTTTTTGAAGAATaatcaattttgaatttgtatttCAGAATGGTCTTTTGGAGTTTGGAAAAGTATTGAATGTGAAGGAACAAATAGTTGATGGAATAATGTACTATATAACACTTGAAGCTACTGAAAAtggaaagaagaaagaatatgAAGCCAAGATTTGGGTGAAGAAATGGGAGGACTTCAAAAAGGTTGTAGAATTTAATCTTGTTGGTGATGATGGCCCAAAGCCTGTGGGAGGCATTATCGACATTTCATGCCAAAACAGCCTTGAATTTCAAGATCTTGCTCGTTTTGCTGTCGATGATTATAATCACAAACATCGTAACAGTGTAACGAATTTTACTTTGATTTAACAACCATATTGACACCTATTTAGCTTGTTATTAAAAGTTATTCCTAGTTATATGTGTTTGTATGTAGATCGTTAGTGTAACTTAAACTCTCTATCGATCACATCACGCGTTTGCTATTAAAATAAGGCTAACTCTTTTTATTACTAAATATTCATGACTTATTAATTGTTTCAGAATTCTGCGTTGGAGTTTGTGAACGTTTTGGGCGTGAAGGAACAAATAGTTGCTGGAATAATGTACTATATTACACTTGAAGCAACTGATGgtggaaagaagaaaaaatatgaagcCAAGATTTGGGTGAAGGAATGGGAGAAATTCAAGGAAGTTCAACAATTCAAGCAGCTTATTGGTGATGAATGAATCTACTCTTATGTTGGTGAGAAATGAAGTTACTATTATGTTGGTGAGAAATAAATCTAGTTTATTTATCTGGATTGTATTATTTGAATGTTGTGTGGCATGAAGTTAGTATTATGTTTGTGAGAAATAATGACAGATTTATTAATCTGGATGTATTTGTATGTTGTGTTGTAAGCGTATATCAATAAATTTAAAGTTTTTGCGTTTGACGTATATATTTCGTTTTTAATTATGTGTGTGAACTCTCCATCGATCATGATTCCAAGTTCCAACTCATGGCGTGTATTAGTCACATGTCTCATGTTGTACGCATAAATCTGTGTTTTTAACCAGTTTTTAAACGGATTtaaatctcaaataaaattCTCGAACATCTTAGTTGAACCTATATAATCCCAATTAAAACAGTCTTATTCTCCACTTTTTAACCCATTTGTCCTTGCGGAGTCGGTTTAATTCACAATAATAAATGCACGAATATGATGAACACAATAAATTTCATTAACtaagaataataagaataaagCATTACGCTTATAgtaatattttactatatatgtgTCTACATTCGAAATGTTAATGTAGATATAACTAAAATACTATGGTTTATTTTCGTCTAAACATATAAGATATCTAAATTTAACATTTAAATAGGGGAAGGTGTAGTTTATATCACTGTGTTATATGCTAAGTATACCTCCCTAGCTGGCTGACAAGAAAAGCGGGCACCTCCCCCCTACCCAAAACAATTAATTACTGGAAATTGTTTGAAATATCAAGTGGGgctcatattttaaatttgggATTGTTTAGATAAGACTTGAATTGATCGGAATTGAAGAAAAAATCAGCTTGTGAGGAAGATGAACTGCTACAATGTATAGAGATTGTATAATTAGTGTATGTAGATGTATATAAACCTCTGGGACATagttatacatcatatatacatgcaactatttttgttgaattattttTGGGTCATTTGTACGATTATGTAAGTAGCGCAATATTATTCATGACTTACTAGTTCCCATGCTTCAAATGCATTGTTACTAAGTGGATTAGTTGATTAATTATTCATGACTTACTAGTTCTTTTATTTGAACAATATATACTTTGTGTATTTCATAATGCTCTTTTGGAGTTTGTAGAGATTTTGAGTGTGAAGGAACAAGTAGTTGGTGGAATAATATACTAGTATATAACACTTAAGCAATTGACTatggaaagaagaaaatatatgaGACCACGATTTGGGTGAATGAATGGGAGGACTTCAATGAAGTTCAAGAATTTAAGCTTGTTGGTGATGATTACTCTAACTGTATAATCTTATTGAGCATTAAATCTTTTGGCTATTAAGAAAGGGATCGTCTTTAGTGTGGCATGATAACTGAACGGGAATGGGGAATTTGTACATCATAACAGGAGAAGACAATGAAtgtgaagacaattacaaattaaaagagttgatgaATTAGTAAAAAGGGGAAAATGGGACAtagaatttttgaatgatatactGTCACAGGAGCTAGTAGAGTATATCAGTAATAATATTCAACATCCTCGACAAATGATTGAGTCAGATAAGCCAGTATGGATGATGAACAATAAATGAACCTTTTCTGTGAAATCAGCTTAGCAGTATATAAGGCATaaagaaggagaaaacaaaATTTACAAGTGGATCTCGACAAAAGACATCCCTTTTAAAGTGGCATTTACAATGTGGAAGTTATGAAAATTCAAACTACTTGTAGATGACAGATTGAGAAGAAGGGAACTGGAAGGTCCATCTAAGTGTTGGTGTTGTGAAAAACCTACTCAGGAGACATTTGCTCATGTGTTCTTGAGATCTTTTTTAGCTAACAGGATTtggtcttattttttttcttttgcaggTTTTAACATTGAAGGACTGCACTTGAGGGAAGTGATAATGCTATGGTGGGAGACAGATGTTAAAAAAGGAATGAGATCATACTATAGAGCTATCCCTAGCTTTATAATATGGGAACTTTGGAGAAGGAGAAATAGAATGAAGCATGAGGGAAAGAAGACATCAATTCAGAGAGTTATTCATAATATTACTAGCAACATCTTCATGATAATACAAATGAGGAAGCCTAATATGAAATGTCCTAGTCATTGTCCATATATGATTAAAGAATTGGAAGATTACAATCCCCAGATAAAGGTAATAAGAGTATTGAGGGATTTTCCACCAGTAAGCTGGCTAAAATACAATACAAATGGGGCTTCGAGGCAAAATTCaggtataagctcctattcctttTTTTGAGGAATGAAAGAAGGGATTTACTGTATGCAGAGGGATCTACTATTGAAAACACCACTAACAGTGTAGCAGAGATGAAGGCGATTCTAGAAGCATGTAAACTGTAACACCTCGGAATTGTTTTTCGCCAAAACTTGATCCATTCATatgcgtgtaggatcgaactcggtgactccaagccaagtctaaagagTTTCTATCGATTAAGTTTGCGAATGAGTTTGAATAAGGGTCAACTTAAAACAACCAAAACTTTTGGTATACTAAGATTTATGTGTCTCTTGACCTATCATATTAAAGGTCTGTGAGTCTTTTtttcaactccaccaagattgcattttgtGAAGTTctgagtcaa
This Solanum dulcamara chromosome 8, daSolDulc1.2, whole genome shotgun sequence DNA region includes the following protein-coding sequences:
- the LOC129898989 gene encoding multicystatin-like, with product MAKQLGGITNVPCPNSLEFEDLACFAIQDYNHKHPDSNGLLEFGKVLNVKEQIVDGIMYYITLEATENGKKKEYEAKIWVKKWEDFKKVVEFNLVGDDGPKPVGGIIDISCQNSLEFQDLARFAVDDYNHKHRNSNSALEFVNVLGVKEQIVAGIMYYITLEATDGGKKKKYEAKIWVKEWEKFKEVQQFKQLIGDE